The following are encoded in a window of Bos indicus isolate NIAB-ARS_2022 breed Sahiwal x Tharparkar chromosome 7, NIAB-ARS_B.indTharparkar_mat_pri_1.0, whole genome shotgun sequence genomic DNA:
- the LOC109560846 gene encoding olfactory receptor-like protein OLF4 has protein sequence MEPGNNTQIPEFLLLGFSEGPELRPLIFGLFLSMYLITVFGNLLIILAVSSDPHLYTPMYFFLSNLSFVDICLTSTIIPKMLQSTQTQRKVITYEGCIVQVYFYLFFAGLDDLLLNVMAYDRYVAICHPLHYTVIMSPWFCGLLVLLSWVLSSMHSLLQSLMILRLSFCSDLEIHHFFCETTWLIQLACSDPFLNNMVMSFGSVILGGGPLAGILYSYSKIVSSICGISSAQGQCKAFSTCASHLSVVSLFYCSALGVYLSFTATHSSHTSAIVSVMYTVVTPMLNPFIYSLRNKDINRALKRFFGMETFRKGPFTLS, from the coding sequence ATGGAGCCAGGGAACAATACACAAATCccagaatttcttcttctggggTTTTCAGAGGGACCAGAATTGCGGCCCCTCATCTTTGGGCTTTTCCTCTCCATGTACCTGATCACTGTGTTTGGAAACCTACTCATCATCCTAGCCGTCAGCTCAGACCCCCACCTctacacccccatgtacttcttcctctccaacctgtcctttgtagacatctgCTTAACCTCCACCATCATCCCAAAGATGCTGCAAAGCACTCAGACACAGAGGAAAGTCATCACCTATGAAGGCTGCATCGTCCAGGTgtatttttacttattctttgCAGGATTAGATGACCTCCTCCTGAATGTGATGGCCTATGACAggtatgtggccatctgccacccgTTGCACTATACGGTCATCATGAGCCCCTGGTTTTGTGGACTGCTGGTGCTGCTGTCTTGGGTGTTGAGTTCTATGCATTCCTTGTTACAGAGTTTAATGATTTTGCGATTGTCTTTCTGTTCAGACTTGGAAATCCACCACTTTTTCTGTGAAACCACATGGCTCATCCAACTGGCCTGTTCTGACCCCTTTCTCAATAACATGGTGATGTCATTTGGATCTGTAATTCTCGGGGGTGGTCCCCTGGCTGGCATCCTTTACTCTTACTCTAAGATAGTGTCCTCTATCTGTGGAATCTCATCAGCTCAGGGGCAGTGTAAAGCATTCTCCACCTGTGCATCTCACCTCTCTGTTGTCTCCTTATTTTATTGTTCAGCCTTAGGAGTGTATCTTAGCTTCACTGCTACCCACAGCTCACACACAAGTGCTATAGTATCggtgatgtacactgtggtcacacccatgctgaaccccttcatctacagtctgagaaaCAAAGACATAAATAGAGCTCTAAAAAGATTCTTTGGGATGGAAACTTTTAGAAAGGGTCCATTTACCTTGAGCTGA